A DNA window from Pseudomonas tohonis contains the following coding sequences:
- a CDS encoding MarC family protein, with protein sequence MLSMMFSLYLKMLVLYSPFFVLSCFIGLTRGYTVKERKKLAWKVALGTLVASALLYLFGQAIFNVFGITIDAFRIGAGAVLFISALGMAQGKPAVQADNVQQDVTIVPLTIPLTVGPGTIGAMLVMGAGHVHWNDKFTALAAIAFASATVGVVLYLSNRIERILGEQGLQIVSRLMGLFVCALAAQIIFTGVKNYLAP encoded by the coding sequence ATGCTCTCCATGATGTTCAGCCTGTACCTGAAGATGCTGGTGCTCTACAGCCCCTTCTTCGTCCTTTCCTGCTTCATCGGCCTGACCCGTGGCTACACGGTCAAGGAGCGCAAGAAGCTCGCCTGGAAGGTCGCCCTCGGCACCCTGGTGGCCAGCGCCCTGCTCTACCTGTTCGGCCAGGCCATCTTCAACGTCTTCGGCATCACCATCGACGCCTTCCGCATCGGTGCCGGCGCCGTGCTGTTCATCTCCGCCCTCGGCATGGCCCAGGGCAAGCCGGCGGTGCAGGCCGACAACGTCCAGCAGGACGTCACCATCGTGCCGCTGACCATCCCCCTCACCGTCGGCCCCGGCACCATCGGCGCCATGCTGGTGATGGGCGCCGGCCATGTGCACTGGAACGACAAGTTCACCGCCCTCGCCGCCATCGCCTTCGCCAGCGCCACCGTCGGCGTGGTGCTCTACCTCTCCAACCGCATCGAACGCATCCTCGGCGAGCAGGGCCTGCAGATCGTCAGCCGCCTGATGGGCCTGTTCGTCTGCGCCCTCGCCGCGCAGATCATCTTCACCGGGGTGAAGAACTACCTGGCGCCCTGA